The Lathyrus oleraceus cultivar Zhongwan6 chromosome 5, CAAS_Psat_ZW6_1.0, whole genome shotgun sequence genome includes the window ATATTTCTTATATCACGGGGTTAACTAAATCATCAGCTGGTAAATCCCACACGATGCAGTCTGAGTTGAATATATTGGATAGATTTCTAATTTCTTTTGTAGCCTCAGAATCATCCCCATTTTCCTCTTCGAGTTTTTCATGGAACTGGCTTTGCTGATCTATGGCTGTGCATGTGCTTCCAGTACATAAACTCTGGCTCCATGGTGATGCATCCCCTTTATTTCCAAAACATGAGGGGCTGAATTGAAACCCAGACATTGTAGGGAAAATACTGTATGGCATTGCAAAACTTGCAGATGTAGCTGCAGTGGAGTCCCAAAGTTTATTTGAGGGCATCATTTCATGTTCTTGTTGCACGGCCTTTGATAGGTCAAACTTAATCTTCTCAACAGTATCTTCCCTTTCTTCTGGCTTACACGTGAAGTAGTCGGTGATGCTATTAGCCAGTCCGGCATTAGAATGTTGGCCCTGATAGTCAATCGGCTTCCTGGTAAGAAGGTGAAGCACCTCATCTTTGAAACAACCAAGAGCTGCTTCAGCTAGGTGAGCTGCCTGTGGGGGTGCCAATGTTGTAGCAATTTCAGCCATTAGATGAGAGAATGGCTTGTGGGTGACAGGGTCTATACCCATGCCTGACAGTTTCTTTTTCAGCTTGGTGTTCCAATGGTTTTTGACATCATTGTCGGTGCGTCCTGGCAGCTGGGCTGCTATCAGTGACCATCTGAACATCCATTTAAAGAAAACATTAACAAAGTGATAAAGAGAATCATATGTACTGCAAACAACAAAACCCCAATCCATAATAACATTTGTGGTACCTGTTACCAAAAACAGAATGAAGCTTCACAATGGTTTGCTCTTCTGCATCCGAGAAATGTCCATGTTTAAGATCAGGACGAAGATAGTTAGTCCACCTTAGCCTGCAACTCTTTCCACATCTCTGAAGGCCTATTAAATACACAAAATCAAGTATTTAAGTTTGTTTTATAGACATTGATTGCAAATCATTTATAGACAGAGGGAAAGAAAAGGAACTAACCAGCATTCTTAGGAATGAGGCGCCAGTTGCGAGTACCGTGTTGAGCAATGTAAGAAGTGAGCTTGTTATCTTCCTCAGGTGTCCACTGACCTCTCTTCACATTGTCCTTCTCACAGCATGGAATACGCCCCATTTCTCTATTCTTTTTTCTCAAATATGTTAAATCTCCTACCCGAAAGAAATGGAGGGAAGTATCAAGTATAAAAATTGTTTGTTTTTCTTTCACAACTTGTGAATTGTCTCTACCAGTCTTTGAATTCTTTGAGGCAAAAAGGGAAGACGTGGAATATTTCTGTGTTGGTTTTAGTTTTGTTTTTCCTTCTTCTCTGTTTTTTATTTGGTTGTAACTTACTATTgtttatattatatatatataaggaGTGTCAATTAGAATTGCATGGGTACATGGTTAAAGCCCAAAGGCATCAAAGGTGCATGATTTTATTAAAAAATTCAACGCCATTGAGCGTGTGAAAGAGGCAGGTAGCTCACCCACAAGATGCTTGGTCAACTTCTTTTTCTTTCACTCTCTCTCTTTGTTGACTGCCTTAACCATAGTTTGTATGCTTATTGCATGTGTTGGGTAAGTTTCTCTTCTTTGTTCACACAAAACCAATTCACCTTACTTCAGAGGGAGACTTGAAGGGTTAGATCCTATCTAATTTTTCAGATGTCGATTTTGTTTCTACTGCTGGTTCCAGTTTTATGGATTTCACATTTCAGTAGCACGAGAGAACATGTGAGGTAGATCCCACACGTTGGTACGATATGGTACATTTGATTATCGAACTACTTGACAACACACTTTTATCGAACTACTTGACAACACATTTTAAAATTTCTTGATCGGACATGGCATTTAGTTAGTTAATACATGATATTAATTGAGCGATATACTAAAGGTTCAAATTTAATGTACATAACTTGGACcatatattttatgttatttAGAGGGTGATATTTAATCAGGGAAAGCTAAAGATTTTTCTACCATGGTCTTAATGTTTTTATAATGTTATTCAGAGAGTGGTATTTAATATGGGAAGGCTAAAGATTTTTCTACTATGGTCTAAGTGTTTTTTCTTTCACTTGGAATAGTCGgtttcttttatttttcaattattatctattttaatttaaatttcAACTAATATGCCATGACCATGACCTGCATAAAAATTATCTGTTCCAAGTCTTCTGATTAATATGCTTTATATGTCTATATCAATAATCACAAATCTCTCTCACTCTATCTCTCACGAAAAACACAAATCTTCACAAATCAATAATCACCAATCTTTCTCTCTTTATTTTTCATGAAAATTCATAAATATGCATAAATCAAACACTCAAACTCTCTTTTAAAAATTTCACAATACAACATAAAAATTCTCCAACACTTCCTCCATATAAATTCCTCTTAAAATAAAAAGTATTATGAATCGATTTAAGTTTTCAAATAT containing:
- the LOC127084663 gene encoding transcription factor MYB80, producing the protein MGRIPCCEKDNVKRGQWTPEEDNKLTSYIAQHGTRNWRLIPKNAGLQRCGKSCRLRWTNYLRPDLKHGHFSDAEEQTIVKLHSVFGNRWSLIAAQLPGRTDNDVKNHWNTKLKKKLSGMGIDPVTHKPFSHLMAEIATTLAPPQAAHLAEAALGCFKDEVLHLLTRKPIDYQGQHSNAGLANSITDYFTCKPEEREDTVEKIKFDLSKAVQQEHEMMPSNKLWDSTAATSASFAMPYSIFPTMSGFQFSPSCFGNKGDASPWSQSLCTGSTCTAIDQQSQFHEKLEEENGDDSEATKEIRNLSNIFNSDCIVWDLPADDLVNPVI